In the Aristaeella hokkaidonensis genome, CTGGCCCTGACCCTGACGATACTGCTTTTGCTGCCTGGATTATCCGGCGCCGAAGGAACGGAAAAGGACGGCTGGCATTTTGACGAAAAAGGATTCCTGACCGGAGACGACAATCCCGGAGAGGAATACATCCTGGAGGATGAAAAACAGGGCATCTGGCAGTATGCTTCCAAGGACCTGTCCATCAAAGTGACCCGGTTCGAGGAGAAGACCAAGAAGAAAAAGAAGCAGATATACTGTGTGGCGGATATCTGGTGCTCCGAGGCATCTCCGCTGGGAGCGATCCAGTCCGCCCCCAAGGAAAGCCTGAAGCTGAAGGGCGTGGCCTATGCGGGCATCGAACAGCGCCATGTGGAGGACCTGATTGCAAAGAATCCGTCCATCCTGGCTGTATCCGATGACATGTACGGCCTGCGGATTACTCCTGTCAGTAAAGGAAAGACGAAGTATGATTATCATGGCGTAGTCATCCGCAACGGTGAAGTGATTGCGACCAAGACGCGGAACAGCCAGAAGAAACGGAGCTGGCC is a window encoding:
- a CDS encoding phosphodiester glycosidase family protein yields the protein MMKRLLALTLTILLLLPGLSGAEGTEKDGWHFDEKGFLTGDDNPGEEYILEDEKQGIWQYASKDLSIKVTRFEEKTKKKKKQIYCVADIWCSEASPLGAIQSAPKESLKLKGVAYAGIEQRHVEDLIAKNPSILAVSDDMYGLRITPVSKGKTKYDYHGVVIRNGEVIATKTRNSQKKRSWPNLDTMAVYQDGSMKAFDCDALTAEEYLEQGAVHVFAFGPWLLSGGEVHPKLEKINNYSEPRVALGMIEPYHYILIVTTGRPTNKYQGYKLTWLADKMKEYGCTEALNLDGGATVALAFNNKIILHGDMEAKTLRNLGSMIAWGIK